The following proteins come from a genomic window of Flavobacterium eburneipallidum:
- a CDS encoding LytR/AlgR family response regulator transcription factor — translation MKIKCLIIDDEPLAINVIKNYIEQIEDLELINSFSNSIEGLNFLKNNSVDVIFLDINMPVLDGINFIKSLENPPLLIITSAYDEFAIETYELDVLDYLVKPIEFPRLMKAVNKINKRLDTTHKTPQENSKDHPFIFVKIDKKKMKKIFLDEILVIESLKDYLKINTTSGKYIIHSTLSDFTSLLPERDFIRIHRSYTVAIDKIDAVEGNSIEIEGLRYVIGRSYIDEVKQRILNSAI, via the coding sequence ATGAAAATCAAATGTCTAATAATAGATGATGAGCCATTAGCAATTAATGTAATAAAAAACTACATCGAACAAATTGAAGATTTAGAATTAATCAATTCATTCAGTAATTCCATTGAAGGTTTAAATTTTTTAAAAAACAACAGTGTTGATGTTATTTTTCTCGATATTAACATGCCCGTTTTAGATGGAATTAATTTTATTAAAAGTCTGGAAAATCCACCGCTACTTATCATCACAAGTGCCTATGACGAATTTGCAATAGAAACCTATGAATTAGATGTTCTGGATTATTTAGTCAAACCTATAGAATTTCCAAGGTTGATGAAAGCCGTGAATAAAATCAACAAAAGACTTGATACTACACATAAAACCCCTCAAGAAAACAGTAAAGATCATCCATTTATTTTTGTGAAAATTGACAAAAAGAAAATGAAAAAGATTTTTTTGGACGAAATTTTAGTAATCGAAAGCCTAAAGGATTATCTAAAAATAAACACTACTTCAGGCAAATACATCATCCACAGTACCTTATCCGATTTTACTAGTTTATTACCCGAAAGAGATTTTATTCGAATACACCGCTCTTATACTGTGGCTATTGATAAAATTGATGCCGTAGAGGGAAATAGCATCGAAATTGAAGGTTTACGATACGTTATAGGAAGATCTTATATTGACGAGGTAAAACAAAGAATATTAAATTCGGCGATATAA
- a CDS encoding sensor histidine kinase, which translates to MIFNSNKFHKIPLHYHIIFWLIYFVFNTFRWGSYFNDYLYSLKSNLLGFPIHMTLCYLNILVLMPNLVYKKRYLTYVIVLLIALFSMVLIKFNLTYLLISRNVWPEGPEHVDKLSLNYTIDMMIGELYVITFVTAIKITLDFIKEHKRVTDLEKSNLETELLFLKSQISPHFFFNTLNNIYSLSVEKSNKTPKIILKLSELMRYMLYETQSKKQTLENEILCIQNYLDLERIRHDERLEVNMYISGDIQDKEISPMLLLTFIENSFKHGVNKNVGHVKIDINFKIKEDFLYFSVSNPMPTITKHVDNFNKSSGIGIENVKKRLELGYNKNDYKLSIKNKNNIFVIKLKIKVS; encoded by the coding sequence ATGATTTTCAACTCAAACAAGTTTCACAAAATTCCATTGCACTACCATATTATCTTTTGGTTAATTTACTTCGTATTTAATACTTTTAGATGGGGAAGTTATTTTAATGACTATTTGTATTCGTTAAAATCTAATTTATTAGGTTTTCCCATTCACATGACATTATGTTATTTGAATATTTTAGTGCTCATGCCTAATTTAGTCTATAAAAAAAGATATCTTACTTATGTTATAGTTTTATTAATTGCCTTGTTTAGTATGGTGTTAATAAAATTTAATCTTACCTATTTATTAATAAGCCGCAATGTATGGCCTGAAGGTCCGGAACATGTAGATAAATTATCGCTCAATTACACCATCGATATGATGATAGGCGAACTTTATGTGATTACTTTTGTAACGGCTATTAAAATTACTTTAGACTTTATCAAAGAACATAAACGTGTAACTGATTTGGAAAAATCAAATCTTGAAACCGAATTATTGTTTTTAAAGTCTCAAATTTCTCCTCACTTTTTCTTTAATACACTGAATAATATTTATTCGTTATCAGTTGAAAAATCGAATAAAACGCCTAAAATTATTCTGAAATTGTCGGAGCTAATGCGCTACATGCTTTATGAAACGCAGAGTAAGAAGCAAACATTGGAAAACGAAATTCTTTGTATCCAAAACTATCTGGATTTAGAACGAATCCGTCATGATGAAAGACTGGAAGTCAATATGTATATTTCTGGCGATATTCAGGATAAGGAAATTTCGCCAATGTTATTACTCACATTTATCGAAAATTCTTTCAAGCACGGTGTCAATAAAAATGTAGGACATGTTAAAATAGACATCAATTTTAAGATTAAAGAAGATTTTCTTTATTTTTCGGTTTCAAACCCAATGCCTACAATTACAAAGCATGTAGATAACTTTAACAAGTCAAGTGGTATAGGAATTGAAAATGTGAAAAAAAGACTCGAATTAGGGTATAACAAAAACGATTATAAGCTGTCAATTAAAAATAAAAACAATATTTTTGTAATAAAGCTTAAAATTAAAGTTTCCTGA
- a CDS encoding alpha-L-fucosidase has product MKKLFLLFNFFYIIHSLYSHEFIKPPMPFGPIPSQKQIDWQEMESYAFIHFSLNTFTNKEWGYGDESPELFNPTALDARQWAKVVKEAGMKGIILVAKHHDGFCLWPSAYTERSVKNSPWKNGKGDVIKELAVACKEYDLKLGLYLSPWDRNHPDYGKPAYITYFRNQLKELLTNYGDVFEMWFDGANGGDGYYGGANEIRKINTLQYYDWDETYKLIYKMAPKTLVWGIGPSEARWIGNEEGFANATNWSLLRQKDDLAGKVHYSEFMSGHEDGEKWVPGEADVSIRPGWFYHEVEDDKVRSLDEMVDIYYKSIGRNATLLLNLPPDKRGLINQYDITRLKEFTAVIQSDFKTELLVATKVTAVNIRGNDDTFSAKNLIDGDKNSYWATDDGIKTAAVVFEFNTPTAVNRLLLQEYIQLGQRIKAFTVEAKVDGKWKTIATETTIGYKRILRFDRVVASALRVTITDAKASIVLSNIQAFNAPTFVHIPEINRDKNGEVTMQSEAGNRIYYTLDGAVPTAKSTLYKAPFRYNKAVQIKAIAVNISENRSSAVQTAQYGMSKEKWKIETASSGDRDSAIRIIDGNSTTGWSFGDDKHQLPQEVSIDMGKLIVIKGFSYVPQQVGNNLDLISNYEFYTSIDNIQWTKQSEGEFSNIKNNPIEQIKLFSKVKARYIKFVAKAKIGKGNSLTIGEINVIE; this is encoded by the coding sequence ATGAAAAAACTATTTCTATTATTTAATTTTTTCTACATTATACATTCGCTTTATAGTCATGAATTTATAAAACCACCGATGCCTTTTGGACCAATTCCATCGCAAAAACAAATAGATTGGCAGGAAATGGAATCTTATGCTTTTATCCATTTTTCTCTAAACACTTTTACCAATAAAGAATGGGGTTATGGTGACGAATCGCCTGAATTATTCAATCCAACTGCTCTTGATGCACGACAATGGGCTAAAGTGGTTAAAGAAGCTGGAATGAAAGGAATTATACTAGTAGCGAAGCATCATGATGGTTTTTGTTTGTGGCCATCAGCTTATACAGAGCGTTCTGTAAAAAATTCGCCTTGGAAAAATGGCAAAGGCGATGTTATAAAAGAATTGGCAGTAGCCTGCAAAGAATACGATTTAAAATTAGGGCTCTATCTTTCGCCTTGGGATAGAAATCATCCCGATTACGGAAAACCAGCCTACATTACTTATTTCAGAAATCAGTTGAAAGAATTACTCACTAATTATGGTGATGTATTCGAAATGTGGTTTGACGGTGCTAATGGTGGCGACGGCTATTATGGCGGAGCCAATGAAATTCGAAAAATTAATACACTTCAATATTATGATTGGGATGAAACCTATAAATTAATTTATAAAATGGCTCCCAAAACACTGGTTTGGGGAATTGGTCCATCGGAAGCAAGGTGGATAGGAAATGAAGAAGGTTTTGCCAATGCAACCAACTGGAGCCTTTTGCGTCAAAAAGATGATTTGGCTGGAAAAGTACATTATTCCGAGTTTATGTCGGGACATGAAGATGGCGAAAAATGGGTTCCTGGAGAAGCCGATGTTTCTATCAGACCAGGTTGGTTTTACCACGAAGTAGAAGATGATAAAGTACGTTCATTGGACGAAATGGTTGATATTTATTATAAATCCATAGGTCGAAATGCGACTCTGCTGTTGAATTTGCCTCCAGACAAAAGAGGGTTAATTAACCAATACGATATTACGAGACTAAAAGAATTTACCGCAGTCATTCAATCCGATTTTAAAACAGAATTATTAGTAGCAACTAAAGTTACGGCAGTTAATATTCGAGGAAACGACGATACATTTTCGGCTAAAAACCTTATCGATGGCGACAAAAATTCCTATTGGGCAACAGATGATGGGATAAAAACAGCCGCTGTTGTATTTGAATTTAATACCCCAACTGCTGTTAATCGTCTTTTGCTTCAAGAATACATACAGTTAGGACAACGCATTAAAGCCTTTACAGTAGAAGCTAAAGTGGATGGAAAATGGAAAACAATTGCCACCGAAACGACTATTGGTTACAAAAGAATTTTACGATTTGATAGAGTAGTTGCTTCGGCATTGCGAGTAACTATTACAGATGCTAAAGCAAGTATTGTTTTGTCGAATATTCAAGCTTTTAACGCACCTACTTTTGTACACATTCCCGAAATTAATAGAGATAAAAATGGCGAAGTAACAATGCAATCTGAAGCAGGAAATCGTATTTATTACACTCTTGACGGTGCTGTTCCAACTGCGAAAAGTACTTTGTATAAAGCTCCTTTTCGATACAATAAAGCAGTTCAAATAAAAGCAATTGCAGTGAATATATCAGAAAATAGAAGCAGTGCAGTACAAACGGCTCAATACGGAATGTCTAAAGAAAAATGGAAAATCGAGACTGCTTCTAGTGGCGATAGGGATTCAGCAATACGAATTATAGACGGAAATTCTACTACGGGCTGGAGTTTTGGAGATGATAAACACCAATTGCCTCAAGAAGTTTCTATAGATATGGGCAAATTGATTGTAATAAAAGGATTCAGTTATGTGCCGCAGCAAGTGGGAAATAATCTGGATTTGATTTCTAATTATGAATTTTACACCAGTATTGATAATATCCAATGGACAAAGCAATCGGAAGGAGAATTTTCGAATATTAAAAACAATCCAATAGAGCAAATTAAACTTTTTTCGAAAGTTAAAGCGAGGTACATAAAATTTGTAGCAAAAGCAAAAATCGGAAAAGGAAACAGCCTTACGATAGGCGAAATAAACGTGATAGAATAA
- a CDS encoding exopolysaccharide biosynthesis polyprenyl glycosylphosphotransferase: MIAMVLGTVLFLNFATEEIVGWNTLFLDKMIPITILSWLFAVTYFKLYRVDVLFSLEYFFSNSWRAFLTQRILWHSYIFIFQDDVIYFFGSKANLFQLSFLLAYFLLSRILFTIIIGKIKNWVVKRYTVAIWGFNRTSIELATHLESNSFFIHFLGILNENSTVNYTNNEEFTAALTEAILNASNQNVNELYIVSKPDFISDLNCFFELGDKHCMRLKFVPDFSSISKKHFSSTHLDNFHVIKPRYEPLQNAYNRLVKRVFDIVFSSLVIVFILSWLYPLLAFIIKKQSKGPVLFKQMRTGKKNEPFWCYKFRSMYVNVGDESQQAKKGDSRITPIGKFLRCSSLDEMPQFFNVLIGDMSVVGPRPHMIKHTSDYNDHINNFMVRHFVKPGITGLAQVSGLRGETKEVSDMVRRVNKDIEYVQRWSLIKDIKICFLTIIVTLKGDKNAF, translated from the coding sequence ATGATTGCTATGGTACTAGGAACAGTACTATTCTTAAATTTTGCTACAGAAGAAATAGTAGGTTGGAATACTCTCTTTCTTGACAAAATGATTCCTATAACAATTTTGAGTTGGTTGTTTGCTGTAACCTATTTTAAATTGTACCGAGTTGACGTTCTTTTTAGTCTGGAATATTTTTTTAGTAACAGCTGGCGTGCTTTCTTAACACAAAGAATTCTATGGCATAGTTATATATTTATTTTTCAGGATGATGTGATTTACTTTTTTGGGAGTAAAGCTAATTTGTTTCAATTGAGCTTTTTGCTAGCTTATTTTTTGTTGTCAAGAATTTTGTTTACGATTATTATTGGTAAAATTAAGAATTGGGTTGTCAAACGTTATACAGTAGCAATTTGGGGATTTAATAGAACAAGTATTGAATTAGCAACTCATTTAGAAAGCAACTCATTTTTTATTCATTTTTTGGGAATTCTTAACGAAAATTCAACAGTCAATTACACGAATAATGAAGAGTTTACCGCGGCGCTTACAGAAGCAATTCTGAATGCATCAAATCAAAATGTAAATGAGTTGTATATTGTTTCTAAACCTGATTTTATTTCAGACTTGAATTGTTTCTTTGAACTAGGTGATAAACATTGCATGCGATTGAAATTTGTTCCTGATTTTTCATCCATTTCAAAGAAACATTTTAGTTCCACGCATTTAGATAATTTTCATGTGATTAAACCTCGTTATGAGCCATTGCAAAATGCTTATAATAGGTTAGTTAAGAGGGTTTTTGATATTGTTTTTAGCAGTTTGGTTATTGTTTTCATATTGTCGTGGCTTTATCCTTTGTTGGCATTTATTATCAAGAAGCAAAGTAAAGGACCAGTTTTATTCAAGCAAATGCGAACGGGTAAAAAAAATGAACCTTTTTGGTGTTATAAATTTAGGAGTATGTATGTAAATGTTGGTGATGAAAGCCAACAAGCTAAAAAAGGCGATTCGAGAATTACACCAATAGGAAAATTTCTTCGGTGTTCCAGTTTAGATGAAATGCCTCAATTTTTTAATGTTTTAATTGGTGACATGAGTGTTGTAGGGCCTCGTCCACACATGATTAAACATACATCAGATTATAATGATCATATTAATAATTTTATGGTTCGTCATTTTGTCAAACCAGGAATTACGGGTTTAGCACAAGTATCAGGTCTTCGGGGCGAAACAAAAGAAGTGTCTGATATGGTACGTAGGGTAAATAAAGATATTGAATATGTACAACGTTGGAGTTTAATAAAAGACATTAAAATTTGCTTTTTAACAATTATAGTAACATTAAAGGGTGATAAAAACGCTTTTTAA
- the nagB gene encoding glucosamine-6-phosphate deaminase — MIKEGISYKEAGKFEETRFEKIHNVIFDSSKEASVLVAHEIANLIQLKEELGEPCILGLATGSSPIKVYEELVRLHKEEGLSFANVVTFNLDEYYPMDKNNIQSYHHFMHEHLFDHVNILPENINIPDGNISSEELQQYCIDYEMKIKSYGGLDFQLLGIGRTGHIGFNEPGSHINSGTRSITLDHLTRVDAASSFLGIDNVPRRAITMGIGTVRNAKRIVLLAWGISKADILKNTIEGEVSSQVPATYLQEHSNTTFVLDSEASSELTRVKTPWLVKSCVWTEELKLKAVVWLSELTTKPILKLTDKDYNDNGMSGLIAEEGTAYNLNIKMFNLLQHTITGWPGGKPDADDTYRPERSNPSKKRVIIFSPHPDDDVISMGGTFDRLVEQGHEVHIAYQTSGNIAVSNEEALKFAEVSSVLNSESKESNSIINFLKNKGKNDIDSVEVQKLKGLIRRSESLGATRYLGVPDTNVHFLDLPFYETGTVKKGNLTAVDIKIMCNLIEDIKPHQIYAAGDLADPHGTHKVCLDSLFEALKQLKHNSYMDDCWVWLYRGAWHEWESYQIEMAVPMSPDQVLKKRHAIFYHQSQKDGVMFQGDDSREFWVRAEDRNRETAKKYNDLGLAEYAAIEAFKRYHF, encoded by the coding sequence ATGATTAAAGAAGGTATAAGTTATAAAGAGGCTGGAAAATTTGAAGAAACCCGTTTTGAGAAAATTCATAACGTAATTTTTGATTCGTCTAAAGAAGCTTCAGTATTAGTAGCACATGAAATAGCCAATTTAATTCAACTAAAAGAAGAATTGGGAGAGCCTTGTATTCTGGGATTAGCAACAGGATCTTCGCCTATAAAAGTGTATGAAGAACTGGTTAGATTGCACAAAGAAGAAGGTTTGAGTTTTGCAAATGTGGTAACCTTTAATCTGGATGAATATTATCCAATGGATAAAAACAATATTCAAAGTTACCATCATTTTATGCACGAACATCTTTTTGATCATGTAAATATTCTTCCAGAAAACATCAATATTCCCGACGGTAATATAAGCAGTGAAGAACTACAACAATACTGCATAGATTATGAAATGAAGATTAAATCCTACGGCGGATTGGATTTTCAATTACTAGGAATTGGTAGAACAGGACACATCGGGTTTAACGAACCAGGTTCACATATTAATTCAGGAACCAGAAGTATTACATTAGATCATTTGACTCGTGTTGATGCTGCTTCCTCATTTTTAGGAATTGATAATGTACCCAGAAGAGCCATCACAATGGGAATTGGTACGGTTCGAAATGCAAAAAGAATCGTTCTTTTAGCTTGGGGAATTAGCAAAGCAGATATTCTAAAAAATACTATCGAAGGCGAAGTTTCTTCACAAGTGCCAGCAACCTATTTGCAAGAACATAGTAACACGACTTTTGTTTTAGACAGCGAAGCATCATCAGAATTGACCCGAGTAAAAACACCTTGGTTGGTAAAATCATGTGTTTGGACTGAAGAATTAAAATTAAAGGCAGTAGTTTGGTTAAGCGAATTGACGACAAAACCAATTTTGAAGTTGACCGACAAAGATTATAACGATAACGGAATGTCTGGCTTAATCGCCGAAGAAGGAACAGCTTATAACTTGAATATTAAAATGTTCAATCTCCTACAGCATACCATCACAGGTTGGCCAGGCGGAAAACCCGATGCTGATGATACCTACAGACCTGAACGTTCTAATCCTTCAAAAAAGAGAGTAATTATTTTTAGTCCGCACCCTGATGATGATGTGATTTCGATGGGAGGAACTTTTGATCGATTAGTAGAACAAGGTCACGAAGTACATATTGCGTATCAAACCTCGGGAAATATAGCTGTTTCTAATGAAGAAGCATTGAAATTTGCCGAAGTTTCTTCGGTTTTAAATTCAGAATCAAAGGAGTCCAACAGCATTATTAATTTCTTGAAAAACAAAGGGAAAAACGATATTGACTCGGTTGAAGTTCAAAAATTAAAAGGATTAATTAGAAGAAGTGAATCTCTAGGAGCTACCCGATATTTAGGTGTTCCAGATACTAATGTTCATTTTTTAGACCTTCCTTTTTATGAAACAGGAACCGTAAAAAAAGGCAATCTTACAGCAGTTGATATAAAAATTATGTGCAATCTTATTGAAGATATCAAGCCACATCAAATTTATGCAGCAGGAGATTTAGCCGATCCACACGGAACCCACAAGGTATGTTTAGACAGTTTGTTTGAAGCTTTAAAACAATTAAAACACAATAGTTATATGGATGATTGTTGGGTTTGGTTGTATCGAGGAGCTTGGCACGAATGGGAATCTTACCAGATAGAAATGGCTGTTCCTATGAGTCCAGACCAAGTGCTTAAAAAACGCCATGCTATTTTTTATCACCAATCTCAAAAAGATGGCGTTATGTTTCAGGGCGATGATAGTAGAGAATTTTGGGTTCGTGCCGAAGATAGAAATAGAGAAACCGCAAAAAAATACAATGATTTAGGATTAGCTGAATATGCTGCAATAGAAGCATTCAAGCGTTATCATTTTTAA